Proteins co-encoded in one Leptospira dzoumogneensis genomic window:
- a CDS encoding 1-acyl-sn-glycerol-3-phosphate acyltransferase: MDPVTEKETSKQIQPVYTTKTYSFMIEIVFKARGILFDAFEEHFPANNPKKILEAPYPSILMANHVWEGDVPALAAVYPHIHPSIKFAIPAREDILGKDFLVNEFKPKGLLKLIFLLIDKSGLIPKYMDYIGCVPIKRPFRDNARELLKKGLLRDMVDQEWGYLSDRISEGRNLFLFPEGVFNQDGYMAQVKKGVYFLRTKFKNLNFTSFTLTYDYFSSKKSELHIGYGEQFPIPENADADQVSSIVKERLGSGYTITAGNLASYMILKFEGKVKESKEKLFSLLISLAEKIKNTHPEIYISEKFKTDALKLAFDSFLEKAKKGGFLKLEGNDIVFLEKLFQIPKDLHNLKKKNLVLYHRNQLTYHLPKLDTVWSTINA, encoded by the coding sequence ATGGATCCAGTTACTGAAAAAGAAACTTCAAAACAAATACAACCTGTATATACGACTAAAACATATAGCTTCATGATAGAGATCGTTTTCAAGGCGAGAGGGATACTATTCGATGCTTTCGAGGAACATTTCCCCGCGAATAATCCTAAAAAAATTTTAGAAGCCCCCTATCCTTCCATTCTTATGGCCAACCATGTTTGGGAAGGAGATGTTCCGGCGCTTGCAGCGGTTTATCCTCATATTCATCCTTCTATCAAATTCGCTATCCCAGCTAGAGAAGATATATTAGGAAAAGATTTTTTAGTGAATGAGTTCAAACCTAAAGGACTTCTCAAACTGATCTTCTTACTCATAGATAAATCAGGACTCATTCCTAAATATATGGACTATATAGGTTGTGTTCCGATCAAAAGACCTTTCAGGGATAATGCGAGAGAACTTTTGAAAAAGGGACTCTTAAGAGATATGGTAGACCAAGAATGGGGCTATCTTTCCGACAGGATCTCGGAAGGAAGAAATCTTTTCCTATTTCCGGAAGGAGTTTTCAACCAAGACGGTTACATGGCCCAAGTGAAAAAAGGAGTCTATTTCCTTAGAACTAAATTCAAAAATTTGAATTTTACATCCTTCACTTTGACTTACGACTATTTCTCTTCTAAAAAATCGGAACTTCATATCGGTTATGGAGAACAATTCCCTATTCCGGAAAATGCGGACGCGGACCAAGTTTCCAGTATAGTAAAAGAAAGATTGGGAAGCGGATATACTATTACCGCAGGAAATTTAGCCTCTTATATGATCTTAAAATTCGAAGGGAAAGTGAAAGAAAGTAAGGAAAAATTATTTTCACTTCTTATCTCTTTAGCGGAGAAGATCAAGAACACTCACCCTGAAATTTATATTTCCGAAAAATTCAAAACAGATGCGCTAAAACTCGCATTCGATTCTTTTTTAGAGAAAGCCAAAAAAGGCGGGTTCCTAAAATTAGAAGGAAACGATATAGTTTTCTTGGAAAAATTATTTCAGATCCCAAAAGATCTACATAATTTAAAGAAGAAAAATTTGGTCTTATATCATAGAAACCAACTCACGTATCATCTTCCTAAACTGGATACGGTTTGGTCCACGATCAACGCCTGA
- the pyrF gene encoding orotidine-5'-phosphate decarboxylase, with protein MDFYSKFVKRREILNSLLCVGIDPDVTKLPSHLEKFPDKLYVFSREIVDATAEYAVAYKPNIAFFEAFGSKGIEQFEKLISHIKTNHPEIPIVADAKRGDLDNTARQYAKFFFKELGVDSLTLSPYMGSDTIKPFIEDDSRMVFLLCLTSNPDSAELQQKTFSETGRTLYREVAALSEKFPAKNVGLVVGATHPKELLEIRKAHPDRIFLIPGYGAQGASLEEVISVCGKNSLVNSSRSIIFSSSGTDFAEKAGKAAASVTEQMRKLLG; from the coding sequence ATGGATTTCTATTCCAAATTCGTAAAAAGAAGGGAGATATTAAACTCCCTTCTTTGCGTTGGAATCGATCCCGATGTCACCAAACTTCCTTCCCATTTAGAAAAATTCCCGGACAAGCTGTACGTATTCTCCAGAGAGATAGTAGATGCTACCGCAGAATATGCAGTCGCCTATAAACCGAATATTGCATTCTTTGAAGCATTCGGTTCCAAAGGAATAGAACAGTTCGAAAAGCTGATCTCTCATATCAAAACAAATCATCCAGAGATCCCGATCGTTGCGGACGCAAAAAGGGGAGACTTAGACAATACTGCAAGACAGTACGCTAAGTTCTTTTTTAAAGAACTGGGAGTGGATTCTCTTACTCTTTCTCCTTATATGGGCTCTGATACGATCAAACCGTTCATAGAGGACGATTCCAGAATGGTGTTCCTGCTTTGTTTGACCTCCAACCCGGATTCCGCGGAACTCCAACAGAAAACATTCTCCGAAACTGGCAGGACCTTATATAGAGAAGTGGCAGCTCTGAGCGAAAAATTCCCTGCTAAAAATGTGGGTCTTGTAGTAGGAGCCACTCATCCAAAAGAATTATTAGAAATTCGTAAAGCTCATCCGGATCGAATCTTTCTGATCCCGGGTTATGGAGCCCAAGGCGCTTCTTTAGAAGAAGTGATTTCCGTATGTGGAAAAAATTCCTTGGTCAATTCTTCCAGAAGTATCATCTTTTCTTCCTCCGGTACTGATTTTGCGGAAAAAGCAGGAAAAGCAGCAGCTTCCGTTACGGAGCAGATGAGAAAGTTGCTAGGCTAA
- a CDS encoding HAMP domain-containing protein → MDILQFSYHSIGYISGTIFTVFLIVSLLKLKSKTKHAWILIAYLSFVLALNFGFLIRTSLFIPSLSKPACFLIALYTSFSNLGLLYFIYSFFGIDRKKESRIALLTIFLAGMFGFLFYVFKNINSEVSFNFSIQMFEFQEPESTAPMGSIHFLTFIWILIVILRQNIHLRKELTLELDTDSRAEKKRELRMSRNFGLAILLHALFSLTYTFYGWGYLSFSNFQLILTSATSLQLFFYTVLYLNYFPEPSSFMIKILGVSLATVLILLCVVARISFVLIESHYDEARKTEIENLRENLKLGRGNILPKDVLYLISSSNTNNPSRSDSSDRNDLMPISKRMYRVLSLPENKPVYIIWYTFYSEGRIYEIGYPYESYSKMIHSIVSAIALILISSSIFLILLLPYLIRKGLRDLQINRKVF, encoded by the coding sequence ATGGACATCTTACAGTTTTCCTACCATTCTATAGGTTATATTTCAGGGACAATTTTCACTGTTTTCCTAATTGTCTCCTTATTAAAATTAAAAAGCAAAACGAAACATGCCTGGATACTAATAGCTTATCTGTCGTTCGTTTTAGCTTTGAATTTCGGATTTCTAATCCGGACTTCTTTGTTCATTCCTTCCCTATCCAAACCTGCTTGTTTCCTGATCGCGTTATATACTTCCTTCTCCAACTTGGGGCTTTTATATTTTATATATTCCTTTTTTGGAATAGATCGTAAAAAAGAATCCAGAATTGCATTACTAACAATATTTCTCGCAGGAATGTTCGGGTTCTTATTCTATGTATTTAAGAATATTAACTCTGAAGTTTCTTTTAACTTCAGCATCCAAATGTTCGAATTTCAGGAGCCTGAATCCACGGCTCCTATGGGCTCTATCCATTTTCTGACATTTATTTGGATCTTGATCGTTATTCTAAGACAGAATATACATTTAAGAAAAGAACTTACTCTTGAGTTAGATACAGATTCAAGAGCAGAGAAAAAAAGGGAATTAAGAATGTCCCGCAATTTCGGACTGGCAATCTTACTTCATGCATTATTCTCACTTACTTATACATTTTACGGATGGGGTTATCTTTCTTTTTCCAATTTTCAACTTATATTAACTTCCGCCACAAGTTTGCAGCTCTTCTTCTATACGGTTCTGTATTTGAATTATTTTCCGGAACCTTCTTCCTTTATGATCAAGATACTGGGAGTTTCTTTAGCAACTGTACTGATCCTTCTTTGTGTGGTTGCTCGGATCAGTTTTGTATTGATCGAAAGCCATTATGACGAGGCAAGAAAAACAGAAATTGAGAACCTAAGGGAGAATCTAAAACTAGGCAGAGGTAATATTCTTCCCAAGGATGTATTGTATCTGATCTCCAGTTCGAATACAAACAATCCATCTAGATCCGATTCTTCGGATAGAAACGATCTAATGCCTATTTCTAAAAGAATGTACAGAGTACTTTCTCTCCCGGAGAATAAGCCGGTATACATTATTTGGTACACATTCTATTCGGAAGGAAGGATCTACGAAATAGGTTATCCTTATGAATCTTATAGTAAGATGATCCATTCTATCGTTTCGGCTATTGCTTTGATCTTAATTTCTTCTTCTATCTTTTTGATCCTTTTACTCCCCTATTTGATCCGTAAGGGACTAAGAGATTTGCAGATTAATAGAAAAGTTTTTTAG
- a CDS encoding DUF2505 family protein encodes MKQYKVVQTFPVPLQDLLRAREDRYKYLDRFPELKNVELLEERKEGNKVYQKRKVKLAESLPKVLATLLSDPSLLEDSVFDISTNTHEFTIAPPGNDSIVTIKGFSVYKEISPLESERSYEVKVSSGVFLMGSVIETVIEEIHRHSLEKDKNSISEFLKKSD; translated from the coding sequence ATGAAACAATATAAAGTAGTACAAACTTTCCCAGTTCCCCTCCAAGATCTACTCAGAGCTAGAGAAGATAGATACAAATATTTAGATAGATTCCCCGAATTAAAAAACGTGGAATTATTAGAGGAAAGAAAAGAGGGAAACAAAGTTTACCAAAAAAGAAAGGTAAAGTTAGCCGAATCCCTGCCAAAGGTGCTTGCTACACTTCTTTCGGATCCTTCTCTTCTGGAAGATTCAGTTTTCGATATCTCTACAAACACCCACGAGTTTACGATCGCTCCTCCTGGAAACGACTCGATCGTCACCATCAAGGGATTCTCCGTATATAAAGAGATCAGCCCTCTTGAATCGGAGAGAAGTTACGAAGTTAAAGTAAGTTCCGGAGTATTCTTAATGGGTTCCGTGATCGAAACAGTGATCGAAGAGATCCATAGGCATTCTTTGGAGAAGGACAAAAACTCCATCTCCGAATTCCTGAAAAAGTCAGACTGA
- the speE gene encoding polyamine aminopropyltransferase, whose protein sequence is MELWLDEALELPNGRALKIKVKEFLHTRKTPFQKIDVFESQGFGRMFTLDGVVMMTEADEFAYHEMIAHVPMMSHPNPEKVLVIGGGDGGTVREILKHPSVKEVHLCEIDKGVVDVCYEYFPEIANAMKDPRVKHAYEDGAKYVQDYKEYFDVICVDSSDPVGPAEVLFKRPFYETMAASLKQGGICTTQGESFYYHGKVIKELFQFIPQVFDHCGYYFTVVPTYPSGIIGFTYCSKGPDPYKVEPDPKRVPKGLKYYSAEMHKAAFTLPPFAQEYIVRK, encoded by the coding sequence TTGGAACTTTGGTTAGACGAGGCCCTCGAGTTACCTAACGGAAGGGCGCTCAAAATTAAAGTGAAGGAGTTCCTGCATACTCGCAAGACTCCTTTTCAAAAAATAGACGTATTCGAATCCCAAGGTTTCGGCCGCATGTTCACTCTGGACGGAGTGGTCATGATGACCGAGGCGGACGAGTTCGCGTATCATGAAATGATCGCTCACGTTCCTATGATGAGCCATCCGAATCCTGAAAAAGTTTTAGTGATCGGTGGCGGGGACGGAGGAACCGTTCGTGAGATCCTAAAACACCCTTCCGTAAAAGAAGTACATCTTTGCGAGATAGACAAAGGTGTTGTGGATGTTTGTTACGAGTATTTCCCTGAGATCGCAAATGCGATGAAAGACCCAAGGGTCAAACATGCATACGAAGACGGAGCAAAATACGTTCAGGACTATAAGGAATATTTCGACGTGATCTGCGTGGATTCTTCCGATCCTGTCGGCCCTGCGGAAGTTTTATTCAAAAGACCTTTCTATGAGACAATGGCTGCTTCCTTGAAACAAGGAGGGATCTGTACCACTCAAGGAGAGAGTTTTTACTATCACGGAAAAGTAATAAAGGAATTATTCCAATTCATTCCTCAGGTATTCGATCACTGCGGATATTACTTTACGGTAGTCCCTACTTATCCTTCCGGAATTATAGGTTTCACTTACTGCTCTAAAGGACCCGATCCTTATAAAGTAGAACCGGATCCTAAAAGAGTTCCGAAAGGTTTAAAATATTACTCTGCCGAGATGCATAAGGCTGCGTTTACTCTTCCTCCTTTTGCGCAAGAGTACATCGTAAGAAAGTAA
- a CDS encoding lytic transglycosylase domain-containing protein has product MKLDDLESYRRIVSRMEEIQGITERFQPKPPVQDGDPTPKKIESEFSQELDSKMKGIFSQENDPTPKDLSSIIERESNKNHLDPNLVKSVIKAESNFKPNAVSSKGAIGLMQLMPGTADILGVENPFDPEENIAGGTKFLADMMKKFGNSDMAIAAYNAGPGAVQKYDGIPPYKETKDYVKKVNRFWKGEY; this is encoded by the coding sequence ATGAAGTTAGATGATCTAGAATCTTATCGCAGAATTGTCTCCAGAATGGAGGAAATCCAGGGAATTACGGAGAGATTTCAACCGAAACCTCCGGTTCAGGACGGAGATCCTACACCTAAAAAGATAGAGTCCGAATTTTCCCAAGAGCTGGACTCCAAAATGAAGGGAATTTTCTCTCAGGAAAACGATCCTACTCCAAAAGATCTAAGCAGTATTATAGAAAGGGAATCTAATAAAAATCATCTGGATCCGAATCTGGTCAAATCAGTGATCAAGGCGGAGTCCAATTTCAAACCGAATGCGGTTTCTTCTAAGGGCGCAATCGGCTTGATGCAGCTCATGCCCGGCACCGCGGATATTTTAGGAGTGGAAAACCCTTTTGATCCGGAAGAGAACATCGCAGGCGGGACCAAATTCCTCGCGGACATGATGAAGAAGTTCGGAAATTCGGACATGGCGATCGCGGCTTATAATGCCGGGCCGGGCGCGGTCCAAAAATACGACGGGATCCCTCCTTATAAGGAAACGAAAGATTACGTAAAAAAGGTGAATCGTTTCTGGAAGGGAGAATATTAA
- the alr gene encoding alanine racemase gives MKDRTWIELSRAAISANLKNFRALLSPNTLLTAVIKSNAYGHGLLETAELAHQAGADLFGVNSLEEAKLLRAKYPEFKILIMGEVPGLAERTSEVSDPNFWIIVSRTEEVRILTNCKPSPQIHLKVDTGMARLGFFGADLERTLSEIKSAGLRLDGIATHFASTEDVLEQKYSKEQMKAFSEAVLLAEKFGFKNLVKHACASASTMLFPEAHYDLVRVGISLYGLWPSLQTRLSLHLSGKKDFNLSPVLSWKTRIVHIKTVPEDSFVGYGSTYQTSAPTRIAVVPVGYYEGLDRKLSNNGVMLVKGKRAKILGRICMNMTMLDITHIPGAEIGDVVTILGKDGEEEISADDHANWTYTINYEVTTRISESVPKKIAE, from the coding sequence ATGAAAGACAGAACTTGGATAGAACTTTCCAGAGCGGCGATCTCAGCGAACCTGAAAAATTTTCGCGCTCTTCTTTCCCCTAATACCTTACTCACTGCAGTCATTAAATCAAACGCATATGGTCACGGACTTTTAGAAACAGCTGAACTTGCTCACCAAGCAGGAGCAGATCTTTTCGGGGTCAATTCTTTGGAAGAAGCAAAACTTCTCCGCGCAAAATATCCCGAGTTTAAGATCTTGATCATGGGAGAAGTTCCCGGCCTTGCAGAAAGGACCTCCGAAGTTTCGGATCCGAATTTTTGGATCATAGTATCTCGCACGGAAGAAGTTAGAATTTTAACAAATTGTAAACCTTCTCCCCAGATCCATTTGAAGGTGGATACAGGAATGGCCCGCCTGGGATTTTTCGGTGCTGATCTGGAAAGAACACTTTCAGAGATCAAATCAGCAGGTCTGAGACTGGATGGGATCGCAACCCATTTTGCAAGCACGGAAGATGTATTAGAGCAGAAATATTCTAAAGAGCAGATGAAGGCTTTCTCGGAAGCGGTCCTTCTCGCCGAAAAATTCGGATTCAAAAATTTAGTGAAACATGCATGCGCTTCCGCTTCTACCATGTTATTCCCGGAAGCTCATTATGATCTGGTCCGTGTGGGGATCTCACTCTACGGTCTATGGCCGAGTTTGCAGACTAGACTTTCTTTGCATCTAAGCGGTAAAAAAGATTTTAATCTTTCCCCTGTTCTTTCTTGGAAGACCAGAATTGTTCATATCAAAACTGTTCCGGAAGATAGTTTTGTAGGTTATGGTTCTACCTACCAAACAAGCGCACCGACTAGGATCGCAGTTGTGCCTGTCGGTTATTACGAAGGACTGGATCGTAAACTTTCCAATAACGGAGTAATGCTCGTAAAAGGAAAAAGAGCAAAGATCCTGGGAAGGATCTGTATGAATATGACCATGTTGGATATAACACATATTCCGGGAGCGGAGATCGGAGACGTGGTAACAATCCTAGGCAAAGATGGAGAAGAAGAAATCTCCGCAGACGATCATGCAAATTGGACTTATACGATCAATTATGAAGTTACCACTCGGATCAGCGAGTCGGTCCCTAAAAAAATAGCAGAATAA
- a CDS encoding sensor histidine kinase gives MIEIEIVTTPRLTAFPVFLAFSRGYFEEEDVLVRVRALKSYEAVLAHLREGRAEAGEIPFTAWAHQQLKKTSPNWTFYRGIILSCLVHGFYSASYMEAESIRDSYHSFLPILHPYSLDRFVAEEFFRSENYHRRKPVPYLTTRPTLLAHEFIRAECLGAAASLQEYPFFGEKGYCLTVENEIPPYYLPTNMLVFTGRFASKFPEEANRVSRAIKKAMEDLANHVAYEGDSFVADWVGPCPWKPGELDGFYRRPVPELGKILSGMPSFEDVRFVMEMYGKTFPGLDGGKKILENLAHSVADNPFPKFPSSIKQTNSKLYNGYYSNGKTKFGNIVKDISPLRSLVSEMKELALSLFLGRREVSLDTQLPKSPYLFIRSTVNAILDYLNQEIRDIEEKNKRLSEDNYLLETRLDISDLKRQTTEERYRYMFEFATDAMIIVNADTRMIVDANRRFREVSGYQTSEIKNIRLARVLPDILEQTELKSPGGKDQNMTFIPEAGLILKDGTKFSVGLSVTGFSAETKRFYQIQVNDNALILESEKIKHEFISNISHELRSPMTNIQGYFDLLFADEQLPLNEDQKGMTDVIRKNVRRLNFLIDNLLQLEKKDSQTSEEMYEIFDPLTVIEEVLYINSPSASESGLTVTTNLSENLKLKGVRFEFSQIITNFFVNAIKYTEKGGIDVSLKKLSDKKVEVRFTDTGIGIDPKYKELIFERFFRIPDQRNRTVGGTGLGLSISRTLINKMGGEVIIEPNQKGGSIFKVILPLYSE, from the coding sequence GTGATAGAAATAGAGATAGTCACAACACCAAGGCTCACAGCTTTCCCCGTCTTCTTGGCTTTCAGTAGAGGATACTTCGAAGAAGAAGATGTACTCGTCAGAGTCCGAGCGCTCAAAAGTTACGAGGCAGTTCTTGCTCACTTGAGAGAAGGCAGGGCAGAAGCAGGAGAAATTCCTTTCACTGCATGGGCTCATCAGCAGCTCAAAAAAACTTCTCCTAATTGGACTTTTTATAGAGGGATCATTTTATCTTGTTTGGTGCATGGATTTTATTCCGCATCTTATATGGAAGCGGAGTCCATTCGAGATTCCTATCATAGTTTTTTACCGATCTTACATCCTTATTCCTTAGATAGATTCGTTGCAGAGGAATTTTTCCGTTCCGAAAACTACCATCGTAGAAAACCGGTACCTTATCTTACCACAAGGCCTACGTTACTCGCTCATGAATTCATTCGTGCGGAGTGTTTGGGTGCGGCCGCGTCCTTACAAGAGTATCCGTTTTTTGGGGAGAAGGGTTACTGCCTCACAGTAGAGAACGAGATCCCTCCTTATTACCTGCCTACAAATATGCTCGTGTTTACAGGAAGATTCGCTTCCAAGTTTCCGGAAGAAGCAAACAGAGTTTCCAGAGCGATCAAAAAGGCAATGGAAGATCTGGCAAATCATGTAGCTTACGAAGGAGATTCATTCGTTGCGGATTGGGTAGGCCCTTGTCCTTGGAAGCCCGGAGAACTGGATGGATTTTATAGAAGACCGGTCCCTGAACTTGGAAAAATTTTATCCGGAATGCCTTCATTCGAAGACGTACGTTTCGTGATGGAAATGTACGGAAAAACTTTCCCAGGATTGGATGGAGGAAAGAAGATCTTAGAAAATCTGGCTCATTCAGTAGCAGACAATCCTTTTCCTAAATTTCCTTCTTCGATCAAACAGACAAATTCGAAACTTTATAACGGCTATTATTCAAACGGAAAAACAAAATTCGGAAATATCGTAAAGGATATCTCTCCGCTCAGGAGTTTGGTCTCCGAAATGAAAGAATTGGCTCTTTCTCTCTTTTTAGGAAGAAGAGAAGTTTCCCTGGATACACAACTTCCTAAAAGCCCGTACCTTTTCATACGTTCCACTGTGAACGCAATATTAGATTATTTGAATCAAGAGATCCGGGATATCGAGGAGAAGAACAAAAGGCTTTCCGAGGATAATTACCTCTTAGAGACCAGACTGGATATAAGCGATCTAAAACGCCAAACTACCGAAGAAAGATACCGTTATATGTTCGAGTTTGCGACAGATGCGATGATCATCGTGAACGCCGACACAAGAATGATCGTGGATGCGAACAGAAGATTCAGAGAAGTATCCGGATACCAAACTTCCGAGATCAAAAACATCAGACTTGCAAGGGTTCTTCCTGATATTTTGGAACAAACGGAACTAAAATCTCCGGGAGGGAAGGACCAAAATATGACTTTCATTCCGGAAGCGGGTTTGATCTTAAAGGACGGCACCAAGTTTTCAGTGGGCCTAAGTGTAACCGGTTTTAGTGCGGAAACGAAAAGATTTTACCAGATCCAAGTAAACGATAACGCATTAATTCTCGAATCCGAAAAGATCAAACACGAGTTCATATCCAATATATCCCATGAGCTTAGATCTCCTATGACGAATATCCAAGGATATTTCGACCTTCTATTTGCGGATGAGCAGCTTCCTTTGAACGAAGACCAAAAGGGAATGACAGATGTGATCCGTAAGAATGTAAGAAGGTTGAATTTCCTGATAGATAACCTTCTACAATTGGAAAAGAAAGACTCTCAAACTTCGGAAGAGATGTACGAAATTTTCGATCCGTTAACAGTGATCGAAGAAGTTCTTTATATCAATTCTCCTTCCGCATCCGAAAGCGGACTAACGGTGACCACTAATCTTTCTGAAAATCTAAAACTAAAAGGTGTAAGATTCGAATTCTCTCAGATCATTACGAATTTTTTCGTGAATGCGATAAAATATACTGAAAAAGGAGGGATCGATGTCTCTCTTAAAAAACTTTCGGATAAAAAAGTAGAGGTTCGATTTACGGATACAGGGATCGGAATAGATCCTAAATATAAAGAACTGATCTTCGAAAGATTTTTTAGAATACCGGACCAAAGGAACAGAACAGTGGGCGGTACCGGGCTTGGACTTTCTATCAGCCGGACCTTGATCAATAAAATGGGAGGAGAAGTCATCATAGAGCCGAACCAAAAAGGTGGCAGTATTTTTAAGGTGATTTTACCTTTGTATTCTGAATGA
- the speD gene encoding adenosylmethionine decarboxylase, producing MNALGKHVIAEFYECDYETINNHELVEDIMLKAVDLSGATTVKSVFHRFSPFGVSGVVVVSESHFAIHTWPEYGYCAIDVFTCGDLIDNQAALEYLKERFGSKSISVVEMKRGLLKLGVDLPHKPVGK from the coding sequence ATGAACGCATTGGGAAAGCACGTAATTGCAGAGTTTTATGAGTGTGATTACGAGACCATCAACAATCACGAATTGGTAGAAGATATCATGTTGAAGGCAGTCGACCTCTCCGGCGCCACCACAGTTAAATCTGTTTTTCATAGATTTAGTCCTTTTGGTGTGAGCGGTGTGGTTGTCGTGAGCGAATCCCATTTCGCCATACATACCTGGCCAGAATACGGTTATTGCGCTATCGACGTCTTCACTTGCGGAGACTTGATCGATAATCAGGCAGCTTTGGAATATCTCAAGGAACGCTTCGGCTCAAAGAGCATCTCCGTAGTGGAAATGAAGCGCGGTTTGTTGAAACTTGGCGTAGACCTACCTCACAAACCAGTTGGGAAATAA
- a CDS encoding S-adenosylmethionine decarboxylase — translation MSLKIQDQLKIVNRFSYLRNSIEIATTDKGEAFLFTKETISAGEVVAVWGGKAVHKNELAGISGLSSPHRVHKDFYLVSPLHDDGIDSVHYIRQSADANCGFQGDITLVALRDIEAGQEITYHPAMKNPELAWARNEEAEIVRKRFNGSFPTYIQSKIESDPELKVYEPFKDGAWGLLTSIDLENCDAALIRDADAIKQYVVELCDLIEMKRFGETQVVYFGEDDRVAGYSMVQLIETSCISAHFANDTNTSYIDIFSCKGYDPKVAAEFTRKFFKGAAMRLTVTNRF, via the coding sequence ATGAGCCTAAAGATCCAAGACCAACTTAAAATTGTTAATCGTTTTTCTTATCTAAGAAACAGTATCGAAATCGCTACTACCGACAAGGGCGAAGCTTTCCTTTTCACAAAGGAAACTATCTCTGCGGGAGAAGTAGTAGCAGTTTGGGGAGGAAAGGCAGTTCATAAAAATGAGCTAGCTGGAATTTCCGGACTTTCTTCTCCTCATAGAGTTCATAAGGACTTCTATCTGGTTTCTCCTTTGCATGATGACGGAATCGACTCCGTTCATTATATCCGTCAATCTGCGGATGCAAACTGCGGTTTTCAGGGAGATATTACTCTGGTTGCACTTCGTGATATCGAAGCCGGCCAAGAGATCACTTATCATCCTGCGATGAAAAACCCAGAACTTGCATGGGCTCGCAACGAAGAGGCAGAAATCGTCCGTAAACGTTTCAACGGAAGTTTCCCTACTTATATCCAGTCCAAGATCGAATCCGATCCTGAATTGAAAGTATACGAGCCTTTCAAAGACGGAGCTTGGGGACTTCTTACCTCCATCGACCTGGAAAACTGTGATGCGGCTCTTATCCGTGATGCGGACGCAATTAAACAATACGTTGTGGAACTATGCGATCTGATCGAGATGAAACGTTTCGGTGAGACCCAAGTAGTTTACTTCGGAGAAGACGATCGTGTAGCTGGATATTCCATGGTGCAGTTGATCGAGACTTCTTGTATCTCCGCTCACTTCGCAAACGATACCAATACTTCTTATATCGATATCTTCTCTTGTAAAGGATACGATCCTAAAGTTGCGGCTGAGTTTACTCGCAAATTTTTCAAAGGCGCCGCAATGCGTCTTACAGTAACAAACCGCTTCTAA
- a CDS encoding LIC_20245 family lipoprotein, whose amino-acid sequence MNQKRTYLILSILIVSLIGIFYLLFPGTSTKENTSYQGGLSEETLTRQENSLFEGGSFLDFSGHVEETASGPVAVVEEPGSKPSKTKSYLESLSPEERAKLYEQMYERFKPLTEKFPNNSLIPKKLSEEELAKKKENEDHYYRVQREILERKDVPKEEMSFYLNAKLKRSDDMLEILKYGMENYQKLVGENPKNANLEYEKLLKERLDGISKSREEVISAQKEN is encoded by the coding sequence ATGAATCAAAAAAGAACGTATCTAATTTTATCCATACTTATCGTTTCTTTGATCGGGATTTTTTATCTTCTATTCCCGGGAACTTCTACAAAAGAAAACACAAGTTACCAAGGCGGACTTTCCGAGGAGACACTGACTAGACAGGAAAACTCATTATTCGAAGGAGGATCCTTTTTAGATTTTTCAGGACATGTAGAAGAGACAGCCTCCGGCCCCGTTGCAGTTGTTGAAGAACCTGGCTCTAAACCTAGTAAAACAAAATCTTATCTGGAAAGTTTAAGCCCGGAAGAAAGAGCCAAATTATACGAGCAAATGTATGAGAGGTTCAAACCTCTCACCGAAAAATTCCCGAACAATTCTCTCATTCCTAAAAAACTCTCCGAAGAAGAGTTAGCTAAGAAAAAAGAGAATGAGGATCATTATTATAGGGTCCAAAGAGAAATTTTAGAAAGAAAAGACGTACCTAAAGAAGAAATGTCCTTCTATCTAAATGCAAAACTAAAACGATCCGACGATATGCTTGAGATCCTGAAATACGGGATGGAGAATTACCAAAAATTAGTCGGGGAAAATCCTAAAAATGCCAATCTAGAATATGAGAAACTTCTAAAGGAAAGATTGGATGGAATTTCTAAGAGCAGAGAAGAAGTGATCTCTGCCCAAAAAGAGAACTAG